From Scytonema millei VB511283, the proteins below share one genomic window:
- the pheT gene encoding phenylalanine--tRNA ligase subunit beta, whose amino-acid sequence MRISLNWLREIVDITMTPEELAHTLTMAGFEVEEIEDRRTWADGVVIGKVLECQRHPNADKLSVTKVDIGKGEPLNIVCGAPNVRADIYVAVATVGTCLPKINVKIRAANLRGVRSEGMICSLAELGLSKESAGIYIFDEVGAHGCAPLQLGDDVRPLLGLDETVLDLTATANRADALCMVGIAREVAALTGATLRLPQSDALSIPTTAELAIAVLQPQACPAYIGTAIEGIKIAPSPEWLQQRLQAAGMRPINNVVDATNYIMLEWGQPLHAFDRDRLLAVTKEESNPSPLTPRSSPLTIGVRFAESGESLKTLDGQSRNLTSQTLLITANDKPVALAGVMGGEATEVSDTTQNLLLEAALFDSVAIRRSARSLGLRTEASARYERGVNYAELELACRRAISLIQQIAGGTAVSQQIADRRPDMGTLSRSIQLRLDRVNQILGLVDLGDTDGELQPDEMQQILTALGCQVTPDAEKERVWIVTVPPYRYRDLEREIDLIEEIARVYGYDKFCTTLPEATEFGFLSVEQQLTRQIREAMRSAGLTELMHYSLVKPGEDRQVVLANPLFAEYAALRTDLMAGLVDAFQYNLEQGNGALNGFEIGRIFTQDEAGIDEMEAIGGILGGDPTQGKWVNAGRDRPMSWYEAKGILEGVFQRLGLSIEYQPSRQDTRLHPGRTASLWLQGNRLGVFGQLHPQLRQERGLPDEVYVFQLDLDLLFDALDVEEMLVPRFKPYSTYPAADRDIAFFAPVDVSVAELERAIAHAGGQLLESVELFDEYRGQGVPAGQRSLAFRLVYRASDRTLTDAEVEPVHQKVRESLVEKFSLNLRS is encoded by the coding sequence ATGCGTATCTCTTTGAACTGGCTGCGGGAAATAGTCGATATCACGATGACTCCAGAGGAGTTAGCCCATACGCTCACTATGGCTGGCTTTGAGGTGGAAGAGATCGAAGACCGTCGTACTTGGGCTGATGGTGTCGTCATTGGCAAAGTGCTGGAGTGTCAGCGCCACCCTAACGCCGATAAATTGAGTGTTACGAAGGTGGATATTGGCAAAGGTGAGCCTTTAAATATTGTGTGTGGCGCACCGAATGTACGTGCAGATATCTATGTAGCAGTTGCTACCGTCGGCACTTGCTTACCTAAAATTAACGTAAAAATTCGTGCTGCCAATCTGCGGGGAGTGCGTTCCGAAGGCATGATTTGCTCCCTAGCAGAACTAGGACTATCGAAAGAATCAGCCGGAATCTATATATTTGACGAAGTAGGGGCGCACGGCTGTGCGCCCCTACAGTTAGGTGATGACGTTCGCCCCCTGCTGGGTTTAGACGAGACAGTTTTAGACTTGACAGCAACGGCAAATCGTGCAGATGCGTTATGCATGGTAGGGATTGCGCGAGAGGTGGCGGCTTTAACTGGAGCAACGCTGAGATTACCACAATCAGATGCTTTATCAATTCCAACAACGGCAGAATTAGCGATCGCCGTTCTCCAACCGCAAGCTTGTCCGGCTTATATCGGTACTGCGATCGAGGGAATCAAAATTGCACCTTCTCCAGAATGGTTGCAACAGCGCTTGCAAGCAGCAGGAATGCGACCGATTAATAATGTGGTGGATGCAACCAACTACATTATGTTGGAGTGGGGACAACCGCTACACGCATTCGATCGCGATCGCCTATTAGCAGTCACCAAAGAGGAATCCAACCCCTCACCCCTCACTCCTCGCTCCTCACCCCTCACAATTGGCGTTCGCTTTGCTGAATCGGGAGAAAGCTTAAAAACTTTAGACGGACAAAGCCGCAACCTGACAAGCCAAACTCTGCTGATTACTGCCAACGACAAACCCGTGGCTTTAGCTGGAGTCATGGGAGGAGAAGCAACGGAAGTCAGCGACACAACCCAAAATTTATTATTAGAAGCAGCGTTATTTGATTCTGTGGCGATTCGGCGTTCAGCGCGCAGTTTGGGTTTGCGCACAGAAGCTTCGGCAAGGTACGAGCGCGGTGTGAATTATGCTGAATTAGAATTAGCCTGTCGTCGCGCCATTAGTTTAATCCAACAAATAGCTGGGGGTACAGCGGTAAGTCAGCAAATTGCCGATCGCAGACCCGACATGGGTACGCTATCGCGATCGATCCAACTGCGCCTCGATCGCGTCAATCAAATTTTAGGCTTAGTCGATCTGGGCGATACGGATGGAGAATTGCAGCCAGACGAAATGCAACAAATTTTGACGGCATTGGGCTGCCAAGTGACGCCAGATGCAGAAAAAGAGCGAGTCTGGATCGTTACCGTACCACCCTATCGCTATCGCGACCTAGAGCGGGAAATCGATTTAATTGAAGAAATTGCCCGCGTTTACGGTTACGATAAATTCTGCACCACGCTGCCAGAAGCAACAGAATTTGGCTTTCTTTCGGTCGAACAACAGCTAACGCGGCAAATCCGAGAAGCCATGCGATCGGCAGGATTAACAGAATTAATGCACTATTCTTTAGTGAAACCAGGGGAAGATCGGCAAGTGGTGCTGGCTAACCCTTTATTCGCCGAATATGCAGCCCTACGAACGGATTTGATGGCTGGTTTAGTCGATGCCTTCCAATATAATTTGGAACAGGGAAATGGGGCGCTCAATGGTTTTGAAATTGGACGAATCTTCACTCAAGATGAAGCTGGAATCGATGAAATGGAGGCGATTGGAGGAATTTTAGGTGGCGATCCAACACAAGGTAAATGGGTCAACGCCGGACGCGATCGCCCTATGAGTTGGTATGAGGCAAAGGGTATATTAGAAGGCGTATTTCAGCGTTTGGGATTGTCGATTGAATATCAACCCAGCCGACAAGATACGCGCTTGCACCCAGGACGAACGGCTTCTTTATGGTTGCAAGGAAATCGCTTAGGTGTCTTCGGACAGTTGCATCCTCAGTTACGGCAAGAAAGAGGTTTACCGGATGAGGTTTATGTTTTTCAACTCGATTTAGATTTGCTATTTGATGCTTTGGATGTAGAGGAAATGCTCGTTCCTCGCTTCAAACCTTATTCTACTTATCCAGCCGCCGACAGAGATATTGCTTTTTTTGCTCCCGTCGATGTCTCGGTAGCAGAATTAGAACGGGCGATCGCTCATGCAGGTGGTCAGCTCCTAGAGTCGGTAGAATTATTTGATGAGTATAGGGGTCAAGGCGTTCCCGCAGGACAAAGAAGTTTGGCTTTTCGATTAGTTTATCGGGCAAGCGATCGCACTTTGACTGATGCAGAAGTAGAACCCGTGCATCAAAAGGTCAGAGAATCTTTAGTCGAGAAGTTTAGTTTAAATTTGAGAAGTTAA
- a CDS encoding transglutaminase-like domain-containing protein, with translation MTQPLWQRTIRPFGAAALHGIASYGDRLLAIDKVKGYLLQIDPVSDNTTILNWQTAEEFVDVTGISVWEDTLWCTRDDTVYCCQWGEFKLKPFVTLPYTADGVTVWRSTIYITCQKAGYILIFDSNTGGQITRFFAPGVGIENITVKEEHLWVCDRTEQTVYCLDRATGDIQFSVLTPFECPTGLTFYTQPQTNETLLYIAYASEEAYIRDNPNLDPSHELTYRDRTFIHPLQYHYNSQGHYALSNGYAIEMVYAEELSPLDEVDLEQVEWRIALPASTDRQKVVHVEPIGLPFTEEIQEGQRVAVFKFDRLTTGDRHLFGWKAIVEVRSIKYRIAPREVENIPPLPPEFAQRYLVDDDELAMESYIVRRAAREAIGSETNILRQMYSIRNYVYDQLSYGIKPHIDTPDIVLDRGVGSCGEYVGVLLALMRLNGIACRTIGRYKCPPYAEHQQVPLQPDFNHVWVEFYLPGLDLWLPMESNPDDVVEQGPYPARFFMGLAWYHIEIGKGISFETVKSNGVPLNKEEVSIGDLAINHIRFTILHELPPVKS, from the coding sequence ATGACTCAACCCCTTTGGCAACGGACAATTAGACCTTTTGGTGCAGCTGCCTTGCATGGTATTGCCAGTTATGGCGATCGCCTGTTAGCCATTGATAAGGTCAAAGGGTATTTGCTGCAAATCGATCCAGTGAGTGACAACACCACAATTTTGAATTGGCAAACCGCAGAAGAGTTTGTTGACGTAACGGGAATCTCAGTGTGGGAAGACACGCTATGGTGTACGCGGGACGATACGGTTTACTGTTGCCAGTGGGGAGAGTTTAAACTCAAACCTTTTGTTACCTTACCTTACACTGCCGATGGAGTCACGGTATGGCGATCGACGATTTACATCACTTGTCAAAAAGCAGGCTATATCTTAATTTTTGACAGCAATACAGGGGGACAAATTACCAGATTTTTTGCTCCAGGGGTAGGGATAGAAAACATTACAGTTAAGGAAGAGCATTTGTGGGTATGCGATCGCACGGAACAGACAGTATACTGTCTCGATCGCGCCACAGGAGACATTCAATTTAGCGTCCTGACTCCGTTTGAATGCCCTACGGGGTTAACTTTTTATACCCAGCCACAAACTAACGAAACATTACTCTACATCGCTTATGCATCAGAAGAGGCGTATATCAGGGATAATCCTAACTTAGACCCATCGCACGAATTAACCTATCGCGATCGCACCTTTATCCATCCGCTGCAATACCACTACAACTCCCAAGGACACTACGCTCTTTCCAACGGCTACGCGATCGAAATGGTCTATGCTGAGGAATTATCGCCGCTAGACGAAGTAGACTTAGAACAGGTAGAGTGGCGAATTGCCTTACCTGCATCCACCGACCGTCAAAAAGTCGTCCACGTTGAACCGATTGGTCTGCCTTTTACAGAAGAAATCCAAGAAGGACAGCGAGTTGCAGTATTTAAATTCGATCGTTTAACAACAGGCGATCGCCATCTTTTCGGTTGGAAAGCGATCGTTGAAGTCCGCAGCATCAAGTATCGCATTGCTCCAAGAGAAGTAGAAAATATCCCTCCTCTCCCGCCAGAATTTGCCCAGCGTTATTTGGTAGATGATGATGAATTAGCAATGGAATCATACATCGTCCGTCGTGCTGCTCGCGAGGCGATCGGTAGCGAAACCAATATCCTGCGCCAGATGTACAGTATCCGTAATTACGTCTACGACCAATTATCCTATGGGATTAAACCTCACATCGACACACCCGATATTGTTCTCGATCGCGGTGTTGGTTCCTGTGGCGAATATGTTGGTGTTTTACTGGCTTTGATGCGCTTAAATGGAATCGCTTGTCGTACAATCGGACGCTACAAGTGTCCTCCCTATGCCGAACACCAGCAAGTCCCCCTGCAACCGGACTTTAACCACGTTTGGGTAGAATTTTACTTACCAGGACTAGACTTGTGGTTGCCGATGGAATCAAATCCCGACGACGTAGTAGAACAAGGTCCCTACCCTGCCAGATTTTTTATGGGTTTAGCCTGGTATCACATTGAAATTGGCAAAGGTATTTCTTTTGAAACGGTGAAAAGCAATGGCGTACCGCTAAATAAAGAAGAAGTTTCGATTGGTGACTTAGCAATTAATCATATTCGGTTTACAATTTTGCACGAATTACCACCTGTTAAGTCGTAA
- a CDS encoding response regulator: MCRIAVLDDDRNWCIALQRFLKNTFEVSVFNDANSLIEDLIQDVRQYDLIMVDLSLPPDAYGEIDGRKFIRYIREVLLEPPILVLVTAFIGKNELNSGEIFCKEADAFLAKDAGLDEISRQLQELLVNG, translated from the coding sequence ATGTGCCGAATCGCAGTACTAGATGACGATCGCAATTGGTGCATAGCACTTCAGCGCTTTTTGAAAAACACCTTTGAAGTGTCTGTTTTCAATGATGCCAACTCGCTCATCGAAGATTTGATTCAAGATGTGCGGCAATATGACTTAATTATGGTCGATCTGTCTCTGCCACCCGATGCTTACGGAGAAATTGACGGGCGGAAATTTATTCGCTATATCAGAGAAGTTTTACTAGAACCTCCAATTCTCGTGTTAGTGACCGCATTTATTGGAAAAAATGAATTGAACAGTGGCGAGATTTTCTGTAAAGAAGCTGACGCTTTCTTAGCTAAAGATGCAGGGTTAGATGAGATTTCACGGCAATTGCAAGAATTATTAGTAAATGGGTAA
- a CDS encoding serine/threonine-protein kinase, which yields MSYCLNPTCQSPENPNSVAQCQSCGSPLQKLRDRYRVTQALAQGGFGATFLAQDDSLPGQPWCVIKQLRPSINTPDILSMARELFAREAQTLGKIGNHPQVPRLLDYFETDREFYLVQEFVNGLTIQQEIKRKGPMSEAGIKQFLSEILGILKYIHSQQVIHRDIKPNNLIRRSEDSRLVLIDFGAVKNQVSKTYSSQIENTTLTAFSVGTNGFAPPEQIAMRPVYASDIYAVGITCIFLLTGKSPKDFDYHPSTGEMLWEQEVRISQHLTIVLRKMVEASVRHRYQSADEVLKALEMEPYFDSISSGMATQIRPRPTSIPASQPSQPSQPVYSGLNSHQQYVAALAQNIRTRRELGATTGVNTQMTRQQPVTARANAVTTVKTPSPTKLKSKEAERLDSGSLLNAYINGRRDFTSQDLSAIDLRKKNLAGIKCYASKLDRANLQEAVLCNGDFGQACLSQANLRNAVLTKAYMSYTDLSGADLRGADLSGAYLSNANLRGANLCGANLTGATLSDDQLALAKTDWFTKKPNRRG from the coding sequence ATGAGCTACTGCTTAAATCCAACTTGCCAGTCTCCAGAAAACCCAAATTCTGTCGCACAGTGTCAGTCTTGTGGGTCGCCCCTGCAAAAACTGCGCGATCGCTATCGCGTGACGCAAGCACTAGCCCAAGGCGGCTTTGGTGCAACCTTCTTAGCTCAAGACGATAGTTTACCCGGACAACCCTGGTGCGTCATTAAACAACTACGTCCCTCAATCAACACACCTGATATTTTGTCAATGGCGCGGGAATTGTTCGCCAGAGAAGCACAGACCCTTGGCAAAATTGGCAATCATCCCCAAGTGCCAAGATTATTAGACTATTTTGAAACCGATCGAGAATTTTATCTAGTTCAAGAATTCGTCAACGGTTTAACCATCCAGCAAGAGATCAAACGTAAAGGTCCAATGAGCGAAGCTGGAATCAAGCAATTTTTAAGTGAAATCTTGGGCATTTTAAAATACATTCACTCGCAACAAGTCATCCATCGAGACATCAAGCCCAATAACTTGATCCGCCGTAGTGAAGATAGCAGACTCGTCCTGATTGATTTTGGTGCGGTCAAAAACCAAGTTAGCAAAACCTATAGCAGCCAAATCGAAAATACCACCCTGACTGCTTTTTCTGTGGGAACGAATGGCTTTGCACCACCAGAACAAATCGCAATGCGCCCAGTCTACGCCAGTGACATTTATGCTGTAGGCATCACCTGTATTTTCCTCTTAACTGGAAAATCTCCTAAAGATTTTGACTATCACCCTTCTACAGGTGAAATGCTCTGGGAGCAAGAAGTCAGAATTAGTCAGCACCTAACTATCGTCCTGCGGAAGATGGTTGAGGCTTCCGTCCGCCACCGCTATCAATCGGCTGATGAAGTCCTGAAAGCTTTGGAGATGGAACCATACTTCGACAGCATCTCGTCTGGGATGGCTACACAAATTCGCCCGCGCCCTACGAGTATCCCTGCTTCCCAACCATCTCAACCTTCGCAACCAGTTTACTCTGGCTTGAATTCCCATCAGCAGTACGTAGCAGCATTAGCCCAGAACATTCGGACGCGGCGCGAGTTGGGTGCTACGACTGGTGTAAATACTCAAATGACTCGCCAACAGCCAGTTACTGCTAGAGCAAATGCTGTAACAACCGTAAAAACCCCTAGCCCAACCAAGTTAAAATCAAAAGAAGCTGAGCGTTTAGATTCTGGTAGTTTACTGAATGCATACATCAATGGCAGAAGAGATTTTACCTCTCAAGACTTGAGCGCGATCGATTTACGGAAAAAAAATCTTGCGGGTATCAAATGTTACGCTTCCAAGCTCGATCGCGCAAATCTGCAAGAAGCAGTTTTGTGTAACGGTGATTTTGGGCAAGCTTGTCTCAGTCAAGCCAATCTAAGAAATGCCGTATTGACCAAAGCATACATGAGTTATACCGATTTGTCGGGAGCCGATTTACGCGGTGCAGATTTGAGCGGTGCTTATCTAAGCAATGCTAACCTCAGAGGTGCAAATTTGTGCGGTGCGAATCTAACTGGTGCGACTCTTTCTGACGATCAGCTGGCACTAGCTAAGACAGATTGGTTTACTAAAAAGCCTAATAGAAGGGGATAG
- a CDS encoding response regulator, with the protein MARSTAKLLQRLGGHYVYITDDPAEIFRRCQTQAVDLVIMDINLPDAQWQGQAVSGADISRVLKNQAQTARIPIILVTAYALAGERQFLLAASQADEFVAKPITDYNSFLNLIRYLANSE; encoded by the coding sequence TTGGCTCGTAGTACTGCCAAACTCTTGCAACGTCTGGGGGGACATTACGTTTACATTACAGACGATCCAGCAGAAATCTTCCGGCGTTGTCAGACGCAAGCTGTTGATTTGGTGATCATGGATATTAATTTGCCAGATGCACAGTGGCAAGGTCAAGCTGTTAGTGGTGCTGATATTTCGCGCGTGTTAAAAAATCAAGCGCAAACAGCCCGAATTCCGATTATTCTCGTAACAGCTTACGCTTTGGCAGGCGAACGTCAGTTTCTGCTTGCTGCTTCCCAAGCTGACGAGTTCGTGGCTAAGCCGATTACTGACTACAACTCTTTTCTAAACCTCATTCGTTACCTTGCGAATAGTGAGTAG
- the guaD gene encoding guanine deaminase, translating to MSSLKAFRSSFLDFIADPFYVSELESARYIPDGLLVLEDGKIKEIGTYDSLQHKYLDISITAYPGMLIMPGFIDTHVHFPQLEIIAAYGEQLLTWLNKYTFPTEGKFKDKIYAQKVAAIFLDELLKNGTTTALVFATVHPESVDAFFEEANRRQLRMVAGKVMMDRNAPDFLTDTAETSYQETKALIQKWHKKDRLLYAVTPRFAITSTNEQLQIAGRLLKEFPDVYLHTHISENVDEVAFVKQLFPESQGYLDVYDRAGLVGDRSVFAHGVHLTDAEFHRLSQANAAIAFCPTSNLFLGSGLFRIETAKSKDCPVKVGLGTDVGGGTSLSLLQTANEAYKIAQLRQQKLSPFQALFLATLGGAKALNLEDKIGNFAPGKEADFIVLDPRATPLMAFRNSDTIPTSLAELAERIFTLVIMGDDRAIHATYIMGKNTGVGSRD from the coding sequence ATGTCATCTCTCAAGGCTTTTCGTAGTTCGTTTCTAGATTTTATTGCCGATCCATTCTACGTATCTGAATTAGAAAGCGCGCGCTATATTCCTGATGGATTACTAGTTTTGGAAGATGGCAAAATTAAAGAAATAGGAACCTACGACAGTCTGCAACATAAATACCTAGACATTTCAATAACTGCTTATCCTGGGATGCTGATAATGCCAGGATTTATTGACACTCACGTTCACTTTCCCCAACTAGAAATAATCGCCGCCTACGGGGAACAATTACTAACATGGTTGAACAAATATACATTTCCCACTGAAGGGAAATTTAAAGATAAAATCTATGCCCAAAAAGTAGCCGCTATCTTTCTCGATGAATTATTGAAAAATGGTACGACAACAGCATTAGTATTTGCTACCGTTCATCCTGAATCGGTAGATGCTTTTTTTGAAGAAGCTAACCGCCGTCAACTACGGATGGTTGCTGGTAAAGTGATGATGGATCGTAACGCTCCAGATTTTCTGACCGATACCGCAGAAACATCATATCAAGAAACAAAAGCACTGATTCAGAAATGGCATAAAAAAGACCGCTTGCTGTATGCTGTGACTCCTCGCTTTGCCATAACTTCAACCAACGAGCAATTACAAATAGCCGGAAGACTTTTAAAAGAATTTCCCGATGTTTATTTACATACTCATATATCAGAAAATGTAGATGAAGTTGCATTTGTCAAACAATTATTTCCCGAAAGTCAGGGTTATTTAGACGTGTACGATCGCGCCGGATTAGTAGGCGATCGTTCTGTGTTTGCCCACGGAGTTCACTTAACTGATGCAGAGTTTCACAGATTATCCCAAGCAAATGCCGCGATCGCATTTTGTCCGACATCAAATTTATTCTTAGGTAGCGGACTATTTAGAATTGAAACAGCTAAATCAAAAGATTGTCCTGTGAAAGTTGGTTTGGGTACAGATGTAGGTGGTGGAACGAGTTTATCTCTCCTACAAACCGCAAATGAAGCCTACAAAATTGCTCAACTAAGACAGCAAAAACTCTCACCTTTTCAAGCACTATTTTTAGCAACTTTAGGAGGAGCAAAAGCACTCAACTTAGAAGATAAAATTGGTAATTTTGCCCCTGGCAAAGAAGCAGATTTTATTGTCTTAGATCCGCGTGCTACACCATTAATGGCATTTCGTAATTCTGACACAATCCCAACATCTTTAGCAGAATTAGCAGAAAGAATCTTTACCTTAGTCATTATGGGAGACGATCGCGCCATACATGCTACTTATATTATGGGGAAAAATACGGGAGTCGGGAGTCGAGATTGA
- a CDS encoding ATP-binding protein — protein MGLNRNSLLNQITNRIHQSLELQQILSVAVQEIRAFLQIDRVKVYKFHPDGTGQVIAEAIAAKRLPSLLGLHFPADDVPPHAREMFVKIGARSIVDVPQQQISLSYLKFPETTGDLTVEEVQQKTITEILQRPVDPCHVEYLTAMGVQSSLVIPILHDRSLWGLLACHHTQPKTFRQEQLDVVRLVVEHLAIAISQSQLLTQARERAIRQELINKISTLLHSPHSIQTILQIALESIVNSVDGSGGRLYLCPTGQAQITEIYTDKAQPQGMLENAPFWQQLMAGVGRNPQHEYVAIANLYQAPELQEVVSAFQTTNIRSLFVMPLHYGSETLGCLTIFRDAIDTDITWAGRFDPDERISRVRDSFQAWRELKRGQSKEWTSSEIELVQALANHLSLAVMQHRLHEYERQQRQLLERRNQELNTARTLAEEANRLKSDFLSSTSHELRTPLAATLNYLKLLKEGLYYNEIELKEYIQIAYQSAENLVTLINDILDLAKIEAGRLVMHWEEFELMPLLTELQRLFQIESNCKGIPLSIDCQVERIYADKFRLRQVLTNLLANAFKFTETGQVCIRAITKTDEPAIEISVTDTGIGIEPSQAEVVFEPFVQADGSVKRRYGGTGLGLTVCQRLVELMGGKISLESPGLGQGTKVTFTLPVKK, from the coding sequence GTGGGACTGAACCGAAATTCTCTGTTAAATCAGATTACGAATCGCATCCATCAATCTTTGGAACTACAGCAGATTCTCTCTGTTGCGGTGCAGGAGATTCGGGCATTTTTACAAATAGATAGAGTCAAAGTTTATAAATTTCATCCTGACGGAACAGGACAAGTTATTGCCGAAGCGATCGCAGCAAAGCGCTTACCATCTTTACTAGGATTGCACTTTCCCGCAGATGATGTTCCTCCCCACGCACGGGAGATGTTTGTCAAAATTGGGGCGCGATCGATTGTGGACGTTCCCCAACAACAGATTAGCCTCAGCTATTTGAAATTCCCAGAGACTACGGGAGATTTGACAGTAGAAGAAGTTCAACAAAAAACCATCACAGAAATTCTCCAACGCCCCGTCGATCCTTGTCACGTCGAATATCTCACAGCTATGGGGGTGCAGTCTTCCTTAGTCATCCCAATTCTTCACGATCGCTCCTTGTGGGGGCTGCTAGCTTGTCACCACACGCAACCCAAAACTTTTCGTCAGGAACAATTAGACGTGGTGCGACTTGTTGTAGAACACCTCGCGATCGCAATTTCTCAATCTCAACTACTGACGCAAGCACGCGAAAGAGCTATTCGCCAAGAATTAATCAACAAAATTTCGACTCTCCTCCACTCTCCCCACTCAATTCAAACAATTTTGCAAATTGCCCTTGAAAGTATTGTCAACAGCGTTGATGGTTCTGGTGGTAGACTATATCTTTGTCCTACAGGGCAAGCACAAATCACAGAAATTTATACTGATAAAGCCCAACCTCAAGGAATGTTGGAGAACGCTCCATTTTGGCAACAGTTGATGGCTGGTGTTGGTAGAAATCCCCAGCACGAGTATGTAGCGATCGCCAATCTTTATCAAGCGCCAGAGTTACAAGAGGTTGTTTCCGCCTTTCAAACTACGAATATCCGCAGCCTATTTGTTATGCCCTTGCATTATGGTAGTGAAACCTTGGGTTGCCTGACCATTTTCCGCGATGCGATCGATACTGATATTACTTGGGCGGGAAGATTCGATCCTGACGAACGTATTTCCAGAGTAAGGGATTCTTTCCAGGCTTGGCGAGAATTGAAACGAGGACAAAGCAAAGAATGGACGAGTTCGGAAATAGAATTAGTCCAAGCCCTAGCCAATCATCTTTCGCTTGCCGTCATGCAACATCGATTGCATGAATACGAACGACAACAGAGGCAATTGTTAGAAAGACGTAATCAAGAACTGAATACCGCCCGCACCCTGGCAGAAGAAGCCAATCGCCTCAAATCAGATTTTCTCTCCTCCACCAGTCATGAATTACGCACGCCTTTAGCAGCCACGCTTAATTATTTGAAATTGCTCAAAGAAGGGCTTTACTACAACGAAATAGAGTTAAAAGAATACATTCAAATTGCCTATCAATCAGCAGAAAATCTCGTCACCTTAATTAACGATATTCTCGATCTGGCAAAAATTGAAGCCGGAAGATTGGTGATGCATTGGGAAGAATTTGAGCTAATGCCTCTATTGACAGAACTACAACGTTTATTTCAAATTGAGAGCAACTGTAAAGGAATTCCCTTAAGTATAGATTGTCAAGTGGAGCGGATTTATGCCGATAAATTTCGACTGCGACAAGTTCTAACTAACCTCTTGGCTAATGCCTTTAAATTTACCGAAACTGGGCAAGTTTGCATTCGGGCAATTACCAAAACGGACGAACCAGCAATTGAAATTTCGGTAACTGATACTGGAATTGGGATCGAACCAAGCCAAGCAGAAGTGGTATTTGAGCCTTTTGTCCAAGCAGACGGTTCGGTGAAACGGCGCTATGGAGGTACGGGTTTAGGCTTAACCGTGTGTCAGCGTTTAGTAGAACTGATGGGAGGAAAAATCAGTCTAGAGAGTCCAGGTTTAGGACAAGGCACGAAAGTTACTTTTACTCTTCCTGTGAAAAAGTGA
- a CDS encoding ABC transporter ATP-binding protein, producing the protein MLNIQKLNKSYGKRRVLQDLTLHILPGEIYGLLGANGAGKTTAINIICNLLQADSGEIAIAERPVSDATKKIIGVVPQENLLYKTLTCAENLNFFAQLYGISVKQRKQQIQSCLAAVNLLDWAKTPVEKLSGGMKRRLNIAIALVHQPKLVILDEPTTGLDVEARYEIWELILQLQRQGTTILLTTHLLDEAERLCHRIGILKNGQIIAEGSLAQLRQHISAEEIIIVQTSEEEKAIARAIKLGFNYRYYGRDLAFWLPESLDLKEIISLFEGIPLNAISRQPVRLEYIYLEVTKSVNS; encoded by the coding sequence ATGTTAAATATCCAGAAGCTTAACAAATCTTATGGAAAAAGGCGAGTATTGCAAGACCTAACATTGCATATCTTACCAGGAGAAATTTACGGTTTATTAGGGGCAAATGGAGCAGGAAAAACAACTGCAATAAATATTATTTGTAATCTACTACAAGCAGATAGCGGAGAAATTGCGATCGCCGAGCGACCTGTTTCTGATGCTACAAAAAAAATTATTGGTGTTGTCCCTCAAGAAAATTTACTTTACAAAACCTTAACTTGCGCGGAAAATCTTAATTTTTTTGCTCAACTTTACGGTATTTCAGTTAAACAAAGAAAGCAACAAATTCAGTCTTGTTTAGCTGCTGTCAACTTATTAGATTGGGCAAAAACTCCTGTTGAAAAACTGAGTGGAGGCATGAAACGGCGATTGAATATTGCGATCGCTTTAGTTCATCAACCCAAATTAGTGATTTTAGACGAACCAACTACAGGTTTAGATGTAGAGGCGCGTTACGAGATTTGGGAATTAATTCTACAACTCCAACGTCAAGGGACTACTATTTTACTCACCACTCATTTATTAGACGAAGCCGAACGTCTTTGTCACAGAATTGGAATTTTGAAAAATGGTCAAATAATCGCTGAAGGTAGTTTAGCTCAACTACGTCAACACATATCTGCTGAAGAAATTATTATCGTACAGACATCTGAAGAGGAAAAAGCGATCGCTCGGGCAATAAAATTAGGTTTTAACTACCGTTACTATGGTAGAGATCTTGCTTTCTGGCTGCCAGAATCTTTAGATCTAAAAGAAATTATCTCCCTCTTTGAAGGTATTCCTCTTAATGCTATTTCCCGTCAACCCGTGCGATTAGAATATATTTACTTAGAAGTCACTAAATCAGTTAACAGTTAA